A part of Saimiri boliviensis isolate mSaiBol1 chromosome 13, mSaiBol1.pri, whole genome shotgun sequence genomic DNA contains:
- the TRMT9B gene encoding putative tRNA methyltransferase 9B isoform X1, producing the protein MLHTEKVMRSNHHSLEVETTVIHKDKRMDHEAAQLEKQHVHNVYESTAPYFSDLQSKAWPRVRQFLQEQKPGSLIADIGCGTGKYLKVNSQVHTVGCDYCGPLVEIARDRGCEVMVCDNLNLPFRDQGFDAIISIGVIHHFSTKQRRIRAIKEMARVLVPGGQLMIYVWAMEQKNRRFEKQDVLVPWNRALCSQLFSESSQSGRKRQCGHPERSHPYHPPCSKCSCSVCFKEQCGSKRSHSVDYEPAMARTCFANISKEGEEEYGFYNTLGKSFRSWFFSRSLDESTLRKQIERVRPLKNTEVWANSTVTIQPSRHSSLDFDHQEPFATKEQSVDEEVFVEPSSQKHLEWLRAPATLKHLNGDHQGEMRNGGGNFLDSTHPSVTCVGVGNLEDDNPSAGKILRRISAVDSTDSNPDDTISVKDPQPDILDSRAFMRYYHVFREGELCGLLKENVSELRILSSGNDHGNWCIIAEKKGSCD; encoded by the exons GATGGATCATGAAGCTGCCCAGCTGGAGAAGCAGCATGTGCACAATGTGTACGAGAGCACAGCCCCTTACTTCAGTGACCTGCAGAGCAAAGCCTGGCCTCGTGTCCGCCAGTTCCTCCAAGAGCAGAAGCCAGGCAGCCTCATCGCTGACATAG GTTGTGGGACTGGAAAGTATCTTAAAGTGAACAGCCAGGTGCATACCGTGGGCTGTGACTACTGTGGGCCATTGGTAGAGATTGCCCGGGATAGAGGATGTGAAGTCATGGTATGTGACAACCTTAATCTCCCCTTTAGGGATCAGGGCTTCGATGCCATCATTTCCATAGGAG tcATACATCATTTTTctacaaaacaaagaagaatcagAGCAATAAAAGAAATGGCCAGGGTCTTAGTTCCTGGAGGCCAGCTGATGATTTATGTGTGGGCAATGGAACAGAAGAATCGACGCTTTGAGAAGCAAGACGTTCTTGTTCCATGGAACAGGGCCCTGTGTTCCCAGCTTTTCTCAGAGTCCAGCCAatctgggaggaagaggcagtgTGGACACCCAGAAAGAAGCCATCCTTACCATCCTCCTTGCTCCAAGTGTAgctgttctgtttgttttaaagagCAGTGTGGTTCAAAACGGTCCCACAGTGTGGACTATGAACCTGCTATGGCAAGAACCTGTTTTGCAAATATCTCTAAGGAAGGCGAGGAAGAATATGGATTCTACAACACATTAGGAAAATCATTTCGTTCTTGGTTTTTCTCCAGATCTTTGGATGAATCGACTCTGAGGAAGCAAATTGAAAGAGTAAGACCCTTGAAAAACACCGAAGTTTGGGCCAATAGCACTGTAACAATCCAGCCTTCCAGACACTCTAGTTTAGACTTTGATCACCAGGAGCCATTTGCAACAAAAGAGCAAAGCGTAGATGAGGAAGTGTTTGTGGAACCTTCTTCTCAAAAGCACTTAGAGTGGCTGAGAGCACCAGCCACTCTGAAGCATTTAAATGGAGACCATCaaggagaaatgagaaatggAGGGGGGAATTTTCTGGATAGCACTCATCCTAGTGTGACTTGTGTGGGTGTGGGTAACTTAGAAGATGATAATCCTTCTGCTGGTAAAATTTTGAGAAGGATTTCTGCAGTCGATTCCACAGATTCCAACCCAGATGATACAATTTCTGTCAAAGATCCACAGCCTGATATTTTGGACTCCAGAGCCTTTATGCGCTACTATCATGTGTTTCGAGAAGGGGAGCTTTGTGGTCTGCTCAAAGAGAATGTGTCAGAGCTCCGTATCCTGAGTTCTGGGAACGATCATGGCAACTGGTGTATCattgcagagaaaaagggaagtTGTGATTGA
- the TRMT9B gene encoding putative tRNA methyltransferase 9B isoform X2, translated as MDHEAAQLEKQHVHNVYESTAPYFSDLQSKAWPRVRQFLQEQKPGSLIADIGCGTGKYLKVNSQVHTVGCDYCGPLVEIARDRGCEVMVCDNLNLPFRDQGFDAIISIGVIHHFSTKQRRIRAIKEMARVLVPGGQLMIYVWAMEQKNRRFEKQDVLVPWNRALCSQLFSESSQSGRKRQCGHPERSHPYHPPCSKCSCSVCFKEQCGSKRSHSVDYEPAMARTCFANISKEGEEEYGFYNTLGKSFRSWFFSRSLDESTLRKQIERVRPLKNTEVWANSTVTIQPSRHSSLDFDHQEPFATKEQSVDEEVFVEPSSQKHLEWLRAPATLKHLNGDHQGEMRNGGGNFLDSTHPSVTCVGVGNLEDDNPSAGKILRRISAVDSTDSNPDDTISVKDPQPDILDSRAFMRYYHVFREGELCGLLKENVSELRILSSGNDHGNWCIIAEKKGSCD; from the exons ATGGATCATGAAGCTGCCCAGCTGGAGAAGCAGCATGTGCACAATGTGTACGAGAGCACAGCCCCTTACTTCAGTGACCTGCAGAGCAAAGCCTGGCCTCGTGTCCGCCAGTTCCTCCAAGAGCAGAAGCCAGGCAGCCTCATCGCTGACATAG GTTGTGGGACTGGAAAGTATCTTAAAGTGAACAGCCAGGTGCATACCGTGGGCTGTGACTACTGTGGGCCATTGGTAGAGATTGCCCGGGATAGAGGATGTGAAGTCATGGTATGTGACAACCTTAATCTCCCCTTTAGGGATCAGGGCTTCGATGCCATCATTTCCATAGGAG tcATACATCATTTTTctacaaaacaaagaagaatcagAGCAATAAAAGAAATGGCCAGGGTCTTAGTTCCTGGAGGCCAGCTGATGATTTATGTGTGGGCAATGGAACAGAAGAATCGACGCTTTGAGAAGCAAGACGTTCTTGTTCCATGGAACAGGGCCCTGTGTTCCCAGCTTTTCTCAGAGTCCAGCCAatctgggaggaagaggcagtgTGGACACCCAGAAAGAAGCCATCCTTACCATCCTCCTTGCTCCAAGTGTAgctgttctgtttgttttaaagagCAGTGTGGTTCAAAACGGTCCCACAGTGTGGACTATGAACCTGCTATGGCAAGAACCTGTTTTGCAAATATCTCTAAGGAAGGCGAGGAAGAATATGGATTCTACAACACATTAGGAAAATCATTTCGTTCTTGGTTTTTCTCCAGATCTTTGGATGAATCGACTCTGAGGAAGCAAATTGAAAGAGTAAGACCCTTGAAAAACACCGAAGTTTGGGCCAATAGCACTGTAACAATCCAGCCTTCCAGACACTCTAGTTTAGACTTTGATCACCAGGAGCCATTTGCAACAAAAGAGCAAAGCGTAGATGAGGAAGTGTTTGTGGAACCTTCTTCTCAAAAGCACTTAGAGTGGCTGAGAGCACCAGCCACTCTGAAGCATTTAAATGGAGACCATCaaggagaaatgagaaatggAGGGGGGAATTTTCTGGATAGCACTCATCCTAGTGTGACTTGTGTGGGTGTGGGTAACTTAGAAGATGATAATCCTTCTGCTGGTAAAATTTTGAGAAGGATTTCTGCAGTCGATTCCACAGATTCCAACCCAGATGATACAATTTCTGTCAAAGATCCACAGCCTGATATTTTGGACTCCAGAGCCTTTATGCGCTACTATCATGTGTTTCGAGAAGGGGAGCTTTGTGGTCTGCTCAAAGAGAATGTGTCAGAGCTCCGTATCCTGAGTTCTGGGAACGATCATGGCAACTGGTGTATCattgcagagaaaaagggaagtTGTGATTGA
- the TRMT9B gene encoding putative tRNA methyltransferase 9B isoform X4 has product MVCDNLNLPFRDQGFDAIISIGVIHHFSTKQRRIRAIKEMARVLVPGGQLMIYVWAMEQKNRRFEKQDVLVPWNRALCSQLFSESSQSGRKRQCGHPERSHPYHPPCSKCSCSVCFKEQCGSKRSHSVDYEPAMARTCFANISKEGEEEYGFYNTLGKSFRSWFFSRSLDESTLRKQIERVRPLKNTEVWANSTVTIQPSRHSSLDFDHQEPFATKEQSVDEEVFVEPSSQKHLEWLRAPATLKHLNGDHQGEMRNGGGNFLDSTHPSVTCVGVGNLEDDNPSAGKILRRISAVDSTDSNPDDTISVKDPQPDILDSRAFMRYYHVFREGELCGLLKENVSELRILSSGNDHGNWCIIAEKKGSCD; this is encoded by the exons ATGGTATGTGACAACCTTAATCTCCCCTTTAGGGATCAGGGCTTCGATGCCATCATTTCCATAGGAG tcATACATCATTTTTctacaaaacaaagaagaatcagAGCAATAAAAGAAATGGCCAGGGTCTTAGTTCCTGGAGGCCAGCTGATGATTTATGTGTGGGCAATGGAACAGAAGAATCGACGCTTTGAGAAGCAAGACGTTCTTGTTCCATGGAACAGGGCCCTGTGTTCCCAGCTTTTCTCAGAGTCCAGCCAatctgggaggaagaggcagtgTGGACACCCAGAAAGAAGCCATCCTTACCATCCTCCTTGCTCCAAGTGTAgctgttctgtttgttttaaagagCAGTGTGGTTCAAAACGGTCCCACAGTGTGGACTATGAACCTGCTATGGCAAGAACCTGTTTTGCAAATATCTCTAAGGAAGGCGAGGAAGAATATGGATTCTACAACACATTAGGAAAATCATTTCGTTCTTGGTTTTTCTCCAGATCTTTGGATGAATCGACTCTGAGGAAGCAAATTGAAAGAGTAAGACCCTTGAAAAACACCGAAGTTTGGGCCAATAGCACTGTAACAATCCAGCCTTCCAGACACTCTAGTTTAGACTTTGATCACCAGGAGCCATTTGCAACAAAAGAGCAAAGCGTAGATGAGGAAGTGTTTGTGGAACCTTCTTCTCAAAAGCACTTAGAGTGGCTGAGAGCACCAGCCACTCTGAAGCATTTAAATGGAGACCATCaaggagaaatgagaaatggAGGGGGGAATTTTCTGGATAGCACTCATCCTAGTGTGACTTGTGTGGGTGTGGGTAACTTAGAAGATGATAATCCTTCTGCTGGTAAAATTTTGAGAAGGATTTCTGCAGTCGATTCCACAGATTCCAACCCAGATGATACAATTTCTGTCAAAGATCCACAGCCTGATATTTTGGACTCCAGAGCCTTTATGCGCTACTATCATGTGTTTCGAGAAGGGGAGCTTTGTGGTCTGCTCAAAGAGAATGTGTCAGAGCTCCGTATCCTGAGTTCTGGGAACGATCATGGCAACTGGTGTATCattgcagagaaaaagggaagtTGTGATTGA
- the TRMT9B gene encoding putative tRNA methyltransferase 9B isoform X3, which produces MARVLVPGGQLMIYVWAMEQKNRRFEKQDVLVPWNRALCSQLFSESSQSGRKRQCGHPERSHPYHPPCSKCSCSVCFKEQCGSKRSHSVDYEPAMARTCFANISKEGEEEYGFYNTLGKSFRSWFFSRSLDESTLRKQIERVRPLKNTEVWANSTVTIQPSRHSSLDFDHQEPFATKEQSVDEEVFVEPSSQKHLEWLRAPATLKHLNGDHQGEMRNGGGNFLDSTHPSVTCVGVGNLEDDNPSAGKILRRISAVDSTDSNPDDTISVKDPQPDILDSRAFMRYYHVFREGELCGLLKENVSELRILSSGNDHGNWCIIAEKKGSCD; this is translated from the coding sequence ATGGCCAGGGTCTTAGTTCCTGGAGGCCAGCTGATGATTTATGTGTGGGCAATGGAACAGAAGAATCGACGCTTTGAGAAGCAAGACGTTCTTGTTCCATGGAACAGGGCCCTGTGTTCCCAGCTTTTCTCAGAGTCCAGCCAatctgggaggaagaggcagtgTGGACACCCAGAAAGAAGCCATCCTTACCATCCTCCTTGCTCCAAGTGTAgctgttctgtttgttttaaagagCAGTGTGGTTCAAAACGGTCCCACAGTGTGGACTATGAACCTGCTATGGCAAGAACCTGTTTTGCAAATATCTCTAAGGAAGGCGAGGAAGAATATGGATTCTACAACACATTAGGAAAATCATTTCGTTCTTGGTTTTTCTCCAGATCTTTGGATGAATCGACTCTGAGGAAGCAAATTGAAAGAGTAAGACCCTTGAAAAACACCGAAGTTTGGGCCAATAGCACTGTAACAATCCAGCCTTCCAGACACTCTAGTTTAGACTTTGATCACCAGGAGCCATTTGCAACAAAAGAGCAAAGCGTAGATGAGGAAGTGTTTGTGGAACCTTCTTCTCAAAAGCACTTAGAGTGGCTGAGAGCACCAGCCACTCTGAAGCATTTAAATGGAGACCATCaaggagaaatgagaaatggAGGGGGGAATTTTCTGGATAGCACTCATCCTAGTGTGACTTGTGTGGGTGTGGGTAACTTAGAAGATGATAATCCTTCTGCTGGTAAAATTTTGAGAAGGATTTCTGCAGTCGATTCCACAGATTCCAACCCAGATGATACAATTTCTGTCAAAGATCCACAGCCTGATATTTTGGACTCCAGAGCCTTTATGCGCTACTATCATGTGTTTCGAGAAGGGGAGCTTTGTGGTCTGCTCAAAGAGAATGTGTCAGAGCTCCGTATCCTGAGTTCTGGGAACGATCATGGCAACTGGTGTATCattgcagagaaaaagggaagtTGTGATTGA